From the Anopheles gambiae unplaced genomic scaffold, idAnoGambNW_F1_1 scaffold_40, whole genome shotgun sequence genome, the window gtagagagaaaaaataaataaataaataaataaaaataaaacatagtcCCCCGATCCTGTTAGTATACGATCGTCAGCAATTGACGTCGCATTCCAGCTAGCACCACGAGGAGGTAGGATTCGGAGTTCCAAGATAGCGGTTGCATAATAATACATCCGCTTCCTGGCATTAGCTAGCCAGCTGGAAAGAGCTCGATGAAtttaaagtgtttaaaaatacgAAGAACAATATGTTAATACTTACTCAAACTCCTGAACTGATTGGATGGCACGCAAGATGGTAATGAAATTGTTGGGCTGGGCTCGCTTAAGCTGGTACTCGCGTATATATTCTATTAATGCTCCCCGGTTTGTGCCTTTAGATCTTAAAAAGGGCTTGACCCAGCGCCATAAATTCTCgatggtctgtgtgtgtactaATGGATCGCTTGGGTCGACAAAATTTTCGGAATGGTTTATCATCTCGTGCTCATACCCTTTTCCGTCTAATCCGATGTAGGCACGCCAACCATCCGTCACAATTGTCGTTCCGGGGGCCACATTGTTCATTATAATGCCCTGCAAGTTGCCAGCGTCGCGTTTCTGAACCAGCTCCAGAAAAATCTCTTTTGTCTCCCGACAAATACCACCGACGAGCCAAACCTGGTTGTTGTCCGCGATCCGTCCTCTGTGGTACTTCCGTTTGGTAATGACGGACTCGTCGATCTCCACAGTGAGCCCTTCGCCTCCGATCTGTTGTCGGTGGGTTTCCACATATTCAGCGCTAATTTCACGGAGtattttgaaccattttaGAATGGCTGTCTTACCTACaatgagataaaaataaaacaaaacaaaaaattaatcaaaaccgactgattgaaaaaaatactaaaaataaattaccgGCTGCACATTCAGCTTCCGCAACCATCCGCGTCGTATTTCGAGACCACTCGAAGGTTATCTCCATCAACTGGGATAGAGACAGCCtcgaatttttgaaaatactATCCGTGCGGACAGTACATTCCCAGCCGGTGCAGCTCGATGTAGGCTTGCAAATCCATTTGCAAGCATTGGAGCGCTTGGTTACCTTCAGCTTCATTTGTCTCTTGCACTTGCTGCA encodes:
- the LOC133395032 gene encoding uncharacterized protein LOC133395032 codes for the protein MDIFAAVKNSSDLKKLTADEEGLVRLLQEAELLPPTQQCSKCKRQMKLKVTKRSNACKWICKPTSSCTGWECTVRTDSIFKNSRLSLSQLMEITFEWSRNTTRMVAEAECAAGKTAILKWFKILREISAEYVETHRQQIGGEGLTVEIDESVITKRKYHRGRIADNNQVWLVGGICRETKEIFLELVQKRDAGNLQGIIMNNVAPGTTIVTDGWRAYIGLDGKGYEHEMINHSENFVDPSDPLVHTQTIENLWRWVKPFLRSKGTNRGALIEYIREYQLKRAQPNNFITILRAIQSVQEFE